The genomic stretch TCACATTGCAGGGATTCCCCACTGCTCTGCGACTTCCAAACCAGTTTGAGTCATACAAATAAACGTTTTCTAAACTTTTGTTGTATTATTGCAATAAATCTTTTAACAGTACTTTGCAAATATGTACGTCTTCTTCAAGCTCTGATTACTCATTTCTACTGATAATAAATTGAGGGTAGCAAAAATGAGATCTAACTCTGGAGTATTTTATACAAactataggattttttttttaagaattttttgccGCGTGGTGAAAAATGCCTGTTAATACTTTTTGAAAAAGTATTAGTGGTATTACAGTAATGGCCCATCTTGAAAATTGTTTGCATACTTGCTCTGAAGATGCGTTTTTGTCTGGTAGCTATCATTTGATGCGGATCACCAGCAGTGACTTTTGGTGTCTTGCAACAGCCCttaaaggagggagggagggagggaaggatggggcCTCTAGGTTGCCGATATGGAATCTGCCTAAGATTtcttcagaaaaagagaaagggaaatgttAGAGGCGATCTGTCAAGCAGTGAGAACAGAATCCTCCCCCTctgtgttttgttctgttttaggAACTATGTAGTCTCCCAGGTGGGTGATCTGTGCCTTTCAGGTTAGATTACCGTGGAGAGGGCCCCTGTGCAAAGTGGATGGGGATATCGAGAGTGATGACTGAAACAGCAAGAGCAGCTCAGACAAATGCTGAGGCACTGTTGCCGTGGGCACCCTTCTCTTTTTCACCTGCAGGAAGAggccagccagcagcagcagacaggcaGGGAAATGGAAGGAGTCCTGAATAGGGTGTGTGCTTCCATGTCAGTCCTTGCACCTCCCCAGATAACAGTTAAAAATATGCTCCCATCTAATGGATACACACAGATTCCCAGTCCTCAGAGTTAGATCATGATTGATGCAGGAACTGGGAAGAAGCAGATGGAAAGAACTAAGGATAAATTTGTCCTTAGTGGTTGGGAGGTCATTTGAAAATTGCTTCAACAGCATGCACTAGGAAATTTGAAACCAACTTTTGGGCAAGTTATCTGAACCCCAGCTATGAAATACTCAAAGCCACCAGTAGCACCCCGTTCCAAGGATCTGGTGAGAAAGTATCGCCAGAAAAAGCGTTCACCATCTGCTTAGAGTTCCGAAGatgaagtgtttttgtttttttaaccaaaaagGACCAGTGGGACCATCTTTTTAGAAGAAAGGGGTTGGGAAAACAGCAAAAGCTGCATCAGTGacttttttattgtgtttttgtaGGAAGGAATGAGGTAATAGTCTGGTGGGGAGAAAACCTGATGGAGAATTCAAATGGTCCCTTTAGAAAGTGAGAAATAGGCAGGAGGTATCTgacagcactgctgctgctaagtcgcttcagtcgtgtccgactctgtgcgaccgcgtagacagcagcccatcaggctcccccgtccctgggattctccaggcaagaacactggagtgttgccatttccttctccaatgcatgaaagtgaaaagtgaaattgaagtcgctcagtcgtgtccgactcttggcgaccccatgaactgcagcccactaggctcctccgtccatggggttttccaggcaagagcactggagtgggtgccattgccctctcctatCTGGCAGCACTAGGTAAGCTGCAAAGGGGGTGGGAGTCAGTAGAGTGGAAGCAGCTAGGTCGTGAAGGCACATTAATACCTCCAGGTCCATATCAGCTTGTTCATCTCCCCCTGGGGCATGGCTTTTTAGCATTTACTTTATGACTTCAGGAGACACCTGGATTTTGAGGAAGGGGCTCTCCTGCCCTTCCCAGCAGCTTATTTCcctaaatttaaaacattatcaGGAAGACATTTGTAGAGCATAGGCAAGTAGatggcttttaattttaataacagaGGGGCAAGTGATTTGGAAGGTAGTAGATGGGAGAGAAACATCTCCCAACCAAAGGGTGATTAATAATGATAGAAACGGCATATCTTCTACATCAGTAATGTATTCAGTAATAGTTGCTGTCAGAGTAGGAAGGACCATGTCTAGCACCCTGGACTTGCACCCTAATGGTACACCTATTATCTGGCTTAGGGGTACTGGTACTGGCTTACATTGGAAGTTCTGCTGCACTGATGGCCTTGGAGAAAAAGTCTGCTGAGGTCTGGAAAGCTCTTGACCAAGACCTTTAATGCCCAAAACATATGTGCACTAATGTTTTAGAAACACTCACCTATAGCAGTGCCATCCAGTGTAATATTTATTGTAGCCCACATATGTGATTCTAAACTTTCTGGTAGTCTCATTAAAAAGGTAAGAAGAAATAGGTAAAATGTATAATATAGTTTAATTCAGGATACCCCCAAATACTATTTCATCTGATTAGcatgaaaaatattaaacagcGGTGGATGGGAGGCTGTAGGAGGGTTCATTTATATTCTTGCCCTGGGCCACAAAAACTGGGGAGGGCTTACCCCTTTATTTACACTTAAACCCTCCTTTAATTCACTCTTCTGGGGTGTGTCCACAGCCCTGTTGAGAAGGTATGCAGTAAAGAGCCTCCGCAGAGCACACATCGGAAGCCTGAAGGGATACTGACCTGGGGAAAGATGGTGTGAGAGGTCCCAGCTTGGATGCCAGGGCAGCCAGAGCAGTCTCTGCTTAGGAGAGGAATCAACCCAGGCTGGGATGGAAGGAGAATTGTTTGTGGCAGGCCACACACCCTGCAGCAGAATCGTGCCTGGCTACCCATACAGGAGGCTTGGTGAGGAAGAGCCGAGGTCATCAATGGCTCTGTCCCAGAAGAGTCCTGTCCGTCCCTGCCTGCCCACGGGGCTGCAAACATGGTTACACACAGACGGGCCGTTTCCCCTCCTAATGGATAGGGCACTAACGGATACAACTTTGCTCTGCATTTTACTGATTGGCAAATAATCGATTTTGAATCTGGTTTTGAATCTTCTATCAACCTCTTCATACTACTTAATAGACATCTAAAAATACCAGTTAGTAAAGCAGTTTTATTCTCTGATGGGGGTGGTAGAGAAGGTGGATGTAAAGGAGGACAATAATTAAAATAGCACAAGTGATTCTGCCCGAGTTAATTAGGAGACGTGATCTGCTCATCACTCAGCAAGCACCAGTCCTCTTACAGGACTTGCACATTTCCCACCACTGTGCCTGGCATGTATCCTTCTCTACTGGTGGGAGATGGACGTGCAGGACTTCATTTCAGCTGTATGCCATTTTCTCCGTAAATGCTGACTTCTGAACCTAATCCCTGCTGGGTTTTGTCATtccaaagagaaaagcaaaacactTAAGTAGAGGTttctaattttaaacttttatagcCTCCAAAGAATCTTAATCCAAAAAGAATTTGAGACAACGGGTCCCAAAACTAGTTTGTTCTGAGGTCTGTTCTCTACTAAGTGAAGAGGAGATGAGGGGCGTTTGAGAGGGGAAGGTTTCACTTTGCACTCAGTCAGAGGAGCACCATGTCTCACCAGGGTGGTTGTAGCAGAGGAGATGGCATCTCTCTGCTCCCACTCCCTTCCCAACTGCCAATTTCAGTGGCCCTGCTcctttaaaattatgtatgtatgtgtcactcagttgtgtgcgactttttgtgaccccagggactagagcctgccaggcttttctgtccatggaattctccaggcaagacgagtgggttgccattcccttctctaggggatcttcccaccccagggatcaaacccaggcctcctacattgcaggcagattctttaccatctgagatactgAATAATACCAGGTCAAGCAAACCACCTAGAATAGGTGTTACTGCCTAACTGGGTTTTGCCTAAACGAGTCAGATGTACATACACCGGAAGTCCCCCAAGGGTACCACAGTGATGTTTGCTCTTCCCATGAGGTTATGCAGACACCAACTATGGCCACACACTTAGGTGCATGTCATAGAAGGGACTGCACATTTCCCATGAAGGTCCTTTTGCCAGTCACGGAGACTGCAGAACTAGCTTGTCTGAACCCAAAGCAACACCCGGGATAGAAACTGTCAGATTCCCTGAGTGCCAGTTGCTGTGCATGGCAGAGAATGCCTTTATGTAAACACAACATGGTACCTGACAGTAAGGGCTAGGTAATACCAGCTCTGGTTACTGGTGCAGTCTATGGTACAGCAGGGTTTTGGCACAGACGGGCTTTAGTCTTTTTGAGGTAGGCTGTGGGAGGTAGGAGAGGAAGAATAGCCAGTCTGCTGAGTAAAGAAGGAACAGAGGCTAGTAAAGcagtgggggggggcgggggggtggggagaaaaatGTCCAGGAAGACCCACATAATAAAAAATCAGGCCAGTTCATAAAGGTTGGCAGGGAGGCCCTGACAAGTCCAAGTTAGAAGGGTGGTTGGACAGAATCCAGGAAGGGAACTCCAAGATCAAGCTTACCTAGCAACTCACAGCCTTCTGCAGTCGGGAAGCTCAGAGGAACCTGCTGCCAGGGAAAACATGACAAAGCCCAGATGATGCCAAACACAGCTGACAGTCACCCAGCAAGACTGCCAGCGCGGCTACGGAAGCAACCCTCACCAAGAAAGTTCCCCGGGACCAGCCGTGGCCAGAGGAAAAGTTCCTCCCAGGTCCCTTCATCCCTCTTCATGTTTCTCCTACTAGGAGTTCCAGTGGAGCAGTCAGAGCTGGCCAGCACCCCTCACATCCACATGACGACTCAAAAGGTGTAAAAGTTTTTATGGCACGTGCGTGCACTGGGTGTGAGGTGCTGAGCGAGGGCACGGCCAAGCTGCCCTCCACAAGCCCTGAGTGGAGTCCAGACACACGAGAGGCAGTAGAGAGGCACTACCAGGCAAACCAGCTGGGCAGGACAGGGTGGGGGCTGCCAAGGAGATGCCTCCTATGCAGAGTTGTCAGTGTGCTAGGGCAGGGAACGTGCTCGATTGTGAATGAGCCTTCTACGTGGCCATATTAATGTGAGTCATTTTGACAAGGCCTGAAAAACATGTTTAACCTTGGCCCTTTTGCCCTTTCCTTTCTGGATTTTCTTTCAACCGGTGAAGTGAGGGGTGGGAGAGAGCTGCTAGGCCAAGTATTTCAGACCCTCTGAGCAAAAGCTGAAGGAGTAAGTTTTCTTCCTTTGGGTCCCCACAGGGGCGGAGTTGGGGTGAGCCTAGGGTCCTCATGGCCACAGTATTTCCTTTCTTATGAGTCTAGGATTCTACAGTCAGGCAGGGAGCACTGCGGTGCTGCAGAAGCGAGAAGTGAACTGGTTTCCCCAGCCTGGCACTAGGGGGCTCAAGCACAGCATCTTTCTCCTCAGGGGAAAAGCTACACTCATCTCATCCAGAAACGAAGACCAGGGAGGAGGCGCCCTCTGACGCCACCTCCTGAAGTTCCCTTACCATTCACACAGACACCCCTGGGAACTGGGTCTTGCGTCGGGTTCAAAAGGGGTCATCAGTGATTTCTGAGGACCCAAAGAATTGCATGCCAAGATGGGGTTGGGCCTTCTCGTCTCCTGCTCTTTGTCAGTCCAGGCCCTCACACTCGCAGCTTTGTGTCCCACATGAAAACCAGATCCAGGATGGCTGACCTGGGAGAAGCACCCTGGGCTCATGCAGAACCACGTGCCAATAACAGTGAAAGCTGACAGACACTAGGCGCTTTCCGCACACCAAGCTGTGTGAAGTCCTGTGAGTGCACCCTTTACTCCTGAATCGAGTAAAACAAACCTCACATCAGGGAGGCCCGCTGAGACGGCCGCTTTAGAGCACACCACAGGGAAGGACTAGTGCCGGAACTTCAGCCTTGGGGATGGGAAGCACTCGCCCTTACGTGGGCCGGGGTGAGTCACGAGAAGGACACCAACCGCCTGAGGGGGAAGTCGGCCTGCACGGTCCTGTCACAGAAGGGCTCCAGCCGAGCGTGTCGGTGGTATCACGATGTGCCTGCTTGCTCAGCGTCCAGAGACACTTCCTAGTTTTAGTTTCCCCTTTTCAGGGAGGAGCAGCTACTGCCCAAGGGCAAGGGCAGAAAGCAGCCGCTCTGTGGCCACACCACCTCCACCACAGGCGAACCTGGCTCCCTTGACTCCAGCCTTGCCCCACTCTGCTTGGCAGTCCTGGCCAAAGCTTTCCTCCACCTTCACATCCTTCTGTGGGACCAGTGCAGTCTTCATCATTGCCATCAGCCCCGCCCCTGGAACACTCACCAGTGCTTCCTGACAGCCGGGAGCTGATGCAGCTGCAAGGCTTTGTTGGTGattagcagagacattactttgccagccaaggtctgtctagtcaaggctatggtctttccagtggtcatgtatggatgtgagagttggactgtgaagaaagctgagtgccgaagaattgatgcttttgaactgtggtgttggagaagactcctgagagtcccttggactgcaaggaaatccaaccagtccattctaaaggagatcagccctgggtgttctttggaaggaatgatgctaaagctgaaactcaagtactttggccacctcatgcaaagagttgactcatcggaaaagaccctgatgctgggagggattgggggcaggaggagaaggggacgaccgaggatgagatggctggatggcatcaccgactcgaaggacatgagtctgagtgaactccgggagatggtgatgaacagggaggcctggcatgctgcaattcatggggtcgcaaagggtcagacacgatcgagcgactgaactcaactcaacTCAACTCAATTCAAGCCAACCTAGCTTGCCGGTCCTCCACAGCAGCTTTCTGGGGCCAGATACTTTTCAGCCCCACCAAGCATTACATGAACACAGGTCTGAATAAATCCTCACTGACTTCTAAACAATTAACTCATCATGCATAGATAATAATACCTCATCCAATAGGAAATAAAGACAGTCCTGGGCAGATGAATGCAAAGTAAGTGTTAATGGTTTGTAAAAATGTCAGCTCATACTGTTAAATGAAGATGGCCTCTTTCCAGTGGtattctctctccccctcccaacaactcaatttttcaaaaaaatcttgGGACTCAGTTTACAATATCTCTTAATATTACCTCAAAAACGGAAACAAATCTGCAAAACTCAGGTTCCACTTAAGATGCatgtttttattgaaaaaaaaatttgtaaccaGACAGAATAGACAAAAATGTTATAATCTGACTATATAATATTCTCTCATTCTTGGTGAATCactaaaatataacaaaagattGCTCTCTATGCTAATTTTTAAGGTTGTCCAGTTAAACCATTATTTGGTATCCTTTCAACAGGTTAACCTCTTAACTATTTAGAGTTTCCTCTCAGAAACATTCATATATTATACAGAAAACATTCATAGTTTATTTGGGAAACATTCATATTTTATACAGGATGTACAAATTTGAGATGagacccccccaaccccccaaaaaacaaagcaacCCACACGATTGTAGCTGCAACACTATCCTAGCTGCATTGTGGTGATTACGTTCAGTCTGCATCCACTATTTACAACTGGATTTTAATGTTATTTACAGAGGGGCCAAAAGCACTCATCTAAAGTAAAGGCGCTCGGGTTTAATGTGCACTTTCATAGCCCTAGGAAAACACAACCATTATATACACTGTAAACACCACAGGGCATGAAATCCATCTCCAATCACAAACATCAACCTCACAGATCAAGCATACAAGGTCTACGTAAGGTGCCTGACTTTTCCTTTGTAAGCATACTTTTCATCCAAGAGTACTGCTATTCTTTTCACAGGACACTATTCACTTATTTCAAATACAGGGCCAGTGCTCTAAACATTCCCGGAACCCTTTTTTGGGGATTGCCTGCACAGTCTGTGATGAACTCTGCTGAACATTCTTGATGGTGGCAAGTCTTCGTCCTCACGGATTTGATTTGGGAAAACAGGCATAGTTATTCACAGCCAGGTGAATCAAACCGTGGGATACAACCCTGAATCAAATGTGAGGCACCACTATAAAATGATGAGACCAATTTTCTTATACAGATCATAAATTCAGAGATTTAAGATGCCTGAGCAATGGCGGTCCTGATGGAGTAGCAGAGATTCTCCTGGAGTGATGACTCAGAGGCAACACTCATTGAAATGGTGTATCTAGGTGGTGTTTTGCAGTTTTTGAAATCGGTCTGTTGCCTCGCACATACATTTTAATACTCCTCTTCAGTTTCAGTCCCTTTTGCTTTCTTATGGATTGCCCGATTAaagctgtggcaagcagggacCCAGTGATTGTCATGGAGCCCCAGCTTacagccagggaagcccttctgagaCCGGTGGCAACACATCCAGTACCCCGGCCCGTAGGGCAGGGCCTGGCAGTAGGGCTTGGGGTGCCACCGGCACAGGGACACATCCCCTTTCACATATTTTTTCTTGCACTGCTTGCACGGATCCTCTCTGTAGCGTGGATCCCGAACCCAGCGAGAATCTGCTGGCCTGATATTGTAATATTCAATGATAAACTTGAAATAGCAGCAGGTACATTTAAGAGCCACTAAACTCTTAGTAGGAAGTAACCTGAAGATTTTCACCATGATGTGGTGAGGCAGAAAAGCCATATACTGCTGAGGCTCTAAAAGCTGTTGGATTTTAAACCTAGTCTCCAGAAAGTCATGTGACACCTGCTTCTTCCAGCTGGACGCCTCAAGCATTGGTAATGTACTTTCCACAGGAGAGGCCAGTGGGACAAATGAATCAACCGAGATACTTTTTTCCTCAGATGCACCGTCACCTTCAGCAGCCTCTTCAAGCTGACTGGCCTCGGAAGACTCTTCTGTTGTGCTTTCATCTGACTGCGAATGGCCTGCCTGGTGCTGACCAGACGGCAAAAAAAACAGCATCCCTGGAAGTGGGTCTTCACAGGACTCCGAACTGGAAGGCTGGTCTTTCTCTACCTTGGACACAGTGATACTGATGCACAAAGATTCTTTTTTGTGCTGATCAGAATTTTGGTTAGCAAGTGGCACAAGCTCTTCACTAATGCCATCAACAGCATCTGTGGGCAATTCAATGGCTTGGGGACAGGTGAGAGGACGAAAAGGTGGCCCAACaagttcctctgccatttccacATCGTGCCTGTTGCTGCTTTTCATGGCAGTCTGCTGATCTGGCTCGAACTCTGCACTGTCTGTGTGCAAACTCATGCCTGCCGGCACCGAGGGGCAGCCCCGAGGCGCGCCATCCCAGGCCTGGGCCCCCTGAGGAGAACAACGGTCAGCTCTTAAGGGGCTGCAGCCCACAGATACAGACCCCACAGTTTTCACCTGAGTGTCAGGAACCTCCAAGGCGCCTTTGTCTGCTTTGCTTTCCTCAGCCTGGGTGCCATTCACAAGCAGCACGCGGCCCACATTGCGGCGAAAGCTGTTATTCCTCGAGAGGCTCCCGGGCTCCCGCTGACTCTGCCGCTTCAGGCACTCGGACTCCAGCCTGGCTACCATGTCCAGGACACGGACGGGTTCACTCTGTGGTTCACCAACCTCAGGATTTCTCCTTTCTGCAGGTTCTTCACATGCTCCTGGGGCGGACAAAGGCTCGGGACTTGGGGGTGCACCTCTGGATTGCCCGGAAAACCGCACCACAGCAGGTGAGTTAGTGCAATTCTTTGCACAACTGGCTAGCAGAGTGCTGGCTCTTTGCTCAAGGAAGGCAACCATCTGTATGACCGACAGAGGCCTCCCGGCATAGACGCCGTCCCCGCCGTCACTCACGTAATGCACAGAACAATGCTCGATGCCACATGCGAAAGGCTCAGGCTGGTAGCATCTACTGTTGACCTCCTTCATCCTTTCCAACTGTATCTTGGCTTTTTTAAGATCCCctgattttttccttcttttagtaGCTCTCCCATCAATATCCCAGGAgctttttattttcatagatCCTATTCTATTACTGCACTGGTGGGCTGCAAAGAATGCTATCTTTTCCTTGGTATTTCCCGGTTTCACAACAGCCCAGATATCGAGCGGCCCTTCCCCTTCTTCACCCTGGTGGATTGTTGCAGATGGTGCATTCTTCTTGGTTTTAACATTCAAGCTGCTCTCTTCAGGACTCTTCCCACTCATACTGCACAGAACATTTGGAGAAAGGATTCCAAAAGGCTTTCGAGATGATGCTTTACCAAGAGAGGCTGAAGGAAAGACACTTGATTTCATACATCTAGCTTTGCATTCTTTATCGCTGATAGCCCGTTGGTGGCTCATAGGAATTCTCAGAGTTCCCGTGCCGATTTCCAGAGGTTGCCCTTTCTTCTGGAGTTTCCAGTATGGCTTAAGGTGCATAACAGAGGTTCTACAAGAAGGAAATACACATTTGATTAAgagtctgattttatttttagaaaagctttttttaaaaaaacttatattCACATGGTTCTAGCAAGTAAAAGAAACATTATCTTTCAGTTCACTAAATCTCTACCAACTCTCATTTCCACTAGTTTTTCATATACAAATCAAGaataacaaagcaaaaaaacaacTACTTTCCATGGTTTACATGctggaaaataaatttcagactgagtgactaaaggaATTTCAGACCGGCATTAATTCACATTCTATACATAAAATTAgtactttaaatgtaaagaaatttGAACTTACTAAAGACACTTAAGTATCAGTATAAGACACAGTATAGAAGAAACAATAGGATAAAAGAAATCCATCCAAAATCCCTGGTATATTAATGCTTTTCTAAGTCACCATAACTAGCATTTTATTGATTGCAAAACAGTCTATCAGAATTGTTATATTGCTTTCTAAGCTATTCTTACTGTTGAATATTTTAGACATCTATAACTAACAATCTATCTGTACAAGCTCTTAACTGTCAAATTTTCTGCAGATAAAATACAAAGTCCACAATCTTCATTAATTGACTGGTTCAGGAAAAAAGTTCCTGTTTTGTTCCCTGGGCAGGGGTGGAGATGGGAACCATTTTATAAATTACAAAGATAATTACATTCAGAGATACATGTTCTAGTCCTTGTCATATCACTAATTAGCTAGACAGGGTAATTTtaccttgggtaagtcacttcCTCTCCGGGTCTGAGTTGAAATGTTAACTGAGGGGTTGCGATactagtctagtcaaagctatggtttttccagtagtcatgtatcgatgtgaaaagtggactctaaagaaagctgagagccaaagaattgatgcttttgaactgtggtgttggagaagactcttgagagtcccttggacatcaaggagatccaaccactccatcctcaaagaaatcagtcctgaatattcattggaaggactgatgctgaagctgaaactccaatactttggccacctgatgcaaaggactgactcatttgaaaagaccctgatgctgggaaagattgaaggcaggaggagaaggagacgacagaggatgagatggttggatggcatcactgactcaatggacatgagtttgtgtaagctccgggagttggtgatggacagggaagcctggcgtgctgcagtccatggggtcacagagttggacatgactgagctaaacTGAGATACTAGATTATTTAATGATTTTGTTAGCTTGTATGCCAAGATATCCCACTGCTACATAGAACACCTTGGATTGAGAAAAACAAGTCTTGTCGGGATGCCTGGTCT from Capra hircus breed San Clemente chromosome 10, ASM170441v1, whole genome shotgun sequence encodes the following:
- the FBXO34 gene encoding F-box only protein 34 isoform X2; its protein translation is MHLKPYWKLQKKGQPLEIGTGTLRIPMSHQRAISDKECKARCMKSSVFPSASLGKASSRKPFGILSPNVLCSMSGKSPEESSLNVKTKKNAPSATIHQGEEGEGPLDIWAVVKPGNTKEKIAFFAAHQCSNRIGSMKIKSSWDIDGRATKRRKKSGDLKKAKIQLERMKEVNSRCYQPEPFACGIEHCSVHYVSDGGDGVYAGRPLSVIQMVAFLEQRASTLLASCAKNCTNSPAVVRFSGQSRGAPPSPEPLSAPGACEEPAERRNPEVGEPQSEPVRVLDMVARLESECLKRQSQREPGSLSRNNSFRRNVGRVLLVNGTQAEESKADKGALEVPDTQVKTVGSVSVGCSPLRADRCSPQGAQAWDGAPRGCPSVPAGMSLHTDSAEFEPDQQTAMKSSNRHDVEMAEELVGPPFRPLTCPQAIELPTDAVDGISEELVPLANQNSDQHKKESLCISITVSKVEKDQPSSSESCEDPLPGMLFFLPSGQHQAGHSQSDESTTEESSEASQLEEAAEGDGASEEKSISVDSFVPLASPVESTLPMLEASSWKKQVSHDFLETRFKIQQLLEPQQYMAFLPHHIMVKIFRLLPTKSLVALKCTCCYFKFIIEYYNIRPADSRWVRDPRYREDPCKQCKKKYVKGDVSLCRWHPKPYCQALPYGPGYWMCCHRSQKGFPGCKLGLHDNHWVPACHSFNRAIHKKAKGTETEEEY
- the FBXO34 gene encoding F-box only protein 34 isoform X1 → MGFGASVGLRRAALGARSVSAVGSEPGLQPPPLYRGVQPLARPRPGQERRTSVMHLKPYWKLQKKGQPLEIGTGTLRIPMSHQRAISDKECKARCMKSSVFPSASLGKASSRKPFGILSPNVLCSMSGKSPEESSLNVKTKKNAPSATIHQGEEGEGPLDIWAVVKPGNTKEKIAFFAAHQCSNRIGSMKIKSSWDIDGRATKRRKKSGDLKKAKIQLERMKEVNSRCYQPEPFACGIEHCSVHYVSDGGDGVYAGRPLSVIQMVAFLEQRASTLLASCAKNCTNSPAVVRFSGQSRGAPPSPEPLSAPGACEEPAERRNPEVGEPQSEPVRVLDMVARLESECLKRQSQREPGSLSRNNSFRRNVGRVLLVNGTQAEESKADKGALEVPDTQVKTVGSVSVGCSPLRADRCSPQGAQAWDGAPRGCPSVPAGMSLHTDSAEFEPDQQTAMKSSNRHDVEMAEELVGPPFRPLTCPQAIELPTDAVDGISEELVPLANQNSDQHKKESLCISITVSKVEKDQPSSSESCEDPLPGMLFFLPSGQHQAGHSQSDESTTEESSEASQLEEAAEGDGASEEKSISVDSFVPLASPVESTLPMLEASSWKKQVSHDFLETRFKIQQLLEPQQYMAFLPHHIMVKIFRLLPTKSLVALKCTCCYFKFIIEYYNIRPADSRWVRDPRYREDPCKQCKKKYVKGDVSLCRWHPKPYCQALPYGPGYWMCCHRSQKGFPGCKLGLHDNHWVPACHSFNRAIHKKAKGTETEEEY